From the genome of Geitlerinema sp. PCC 9228:
GGGGATGGACTAGTTCATAGCTAATCTATCTAGGCACACCCGATGAAGCGAGAATCTCACGAATTCTATTCGTGAGAGTGTCAACAACTTCCTATCTTCAATAACGCCCATGCGCCCCTTCGGTTGCCCCTTATGGCAATGACTGCCCCACCCAAGTTTCAATTCCCTCTGCTAGGGATACCGCTAGGTTTTCCTGTGCTTGGGGATTGGTAATCCATTCAAATTCAAAGGGGTTGATCGTAAATCCCAATTCCAACAAGACCGTTGGAGCAATGGTGGGGCGGGTGAGAGCTAAATTGTTCCAAAAAACACCGTAGCTGGGTCGTTGCAAGTCGCTGACCAGATGGTCGTGTAAAAATACGGCTAAATCCTGGGCTTGGGGATGGTACCAAAAGGTGCCAATGCCTTGGGTTGCAATGGCGTTACCGTTGTCGGGAAGGGCGTTGTAATGTAAGCTGAAAGCCAGGTGGGGTTGGGTTTGTTGAATTATCTCTACCCGATCGCTGGGATACAGATCTTCATCCCCTTCCCGGGTCATAATGACGGTAGCCCCCCGTTTTTCTAGCTCGTCTCGCAAGAGTTTGGCTACTTTCAGGGTAAGATCTTTTTCCGGATAGCCGGTGGGACCGCGCGCTCCCAGGTCGTTTTCGCTGCCGTGACCGGGGTCTAACAGAATTTTCAATCCGGCAAGGGGTTGAGTGGGGGAAACATCAGGGGGATGCCGTAACGACAGAACCAAGGTGGTGCCTTCGTAGCGAAGTTGGTAGCCCCACTGCTGGTCGGTGGTAAGATGGAAGGTATATTGCACCCGTTCGCTGGTTTCTGCTTGCCAGTCCAACCTTTTCACCAGGGAATTGTTGCTAAAGGCAATGGTATCGGTTTGGGCAGTGGTATGGTACAAAGTGAGGATCAAGCGATCGCTTTGTTGGCGAACTTTCACCGGAACGGGGGCTTGTAAGGGAAAATAAATCTTCGTGCGGTGGTTTTCGGTTTGCGATCGCAGGCTGCGGACGATCGAAGCCACCGGGGTAGGATGGAAAAAAGTCCTCACCTGCTCTGCGTGGATCCAGGCACCGTACTCCAACCGCCACCAGTTGCCTTCTTTGCCAGAAATCGTGGCTTGCGTGCCTTGAGGCAGGGGACTCAGGCGGGAGTAGCTGGTTCCGGGACCCGTTCTTGCCGTACCGGAGTCGGCGGTTACCTCAGCAATTTGAAAGCGATTTTCCGACCAAATTTCTATTTGACCGGCAGCTGTTTGTTTGTGGGTTTGTCCGTCTTGGGTCAGAATATATTCAGGATGCCCCCAATTGCCTGGCTGGGTAAAGCTGGTGCAACCTTGATAGCGGCCGGGAACCGAGTGGGATTGGGGTTGATTTTTCCCTGTGAGGGCGGCAAGATTGGAAGGCAGTTGTACCAGTTGGGGGGTTGGCGATAGCTCCACCACGCGATCGCTAATTTGTACCGTTACCTTAGCATCCACAGGAGCGATCGCGCTAAAGCAAACTCTTTCTCCCGGCTGGCGGGCAATATCCACCGCTGGTGTCAGGGAATTTTCCCCGAAGACGAAACCCGTTGGCTGTGGCGGTACGGTAGACTGGCGAGTTACCTGCAGGCGAATCTGCTGGTCTTGCTGGCGAATCGTAAACGTATTTTCCCCCATCTGCAACGGAAAACTCGGGGCAAAATGACCGTTAGAGCTGCGCACTTCAATTTTTTCACCATTGACGTAGACCGGCGCATCTGGCGAAGATGTACCAATCAAAAAAATTTGTTCGGCCGTGGTTTGATGTTCTGGCGGTGGATAAACGACCTTGAGGGATGCCTCCCCAGCCAACACCGCTGGGATCCGAACCGCCGCTAGGACTAAACTACCGACAACATTGGCGAAAAAATGGGAACGGATAGCGCACATATCTTAAACCAACAACCAACTACATTCATCCCGAAGAGAAAAGTCTACAGGATGGCAACTGCTCGACTAACTTGGAAAAATAGCCAATTCAAAATCAATATAGTATGGCACAATGATCGGGGTATATCAACACCAACCGGTCGTTATTGCAATTTTGACGTAGGGGTTCAGGTATCGGTTAAAAGGCTATGACTAAGTTTATTTTTGTAACAGGTGGCGTGGTTTCTAGCATTGGCAAAGGGATTGTTGCCGCTGGTCTGGGGCGTTTGCTGAAATCGCGGGACTATTCCGTATCGATTTTAAAGCTAGACCCCTACATTAACGTAGACCCAGGCACGCTCAGTCCTTTTCAACACGGAGAAGTTTTTGTCACCCAGGATGGGGCAGAAACCGACTTGGATTTGGGACACTACGAACGCTTCACCGACACGCACATGTCTCGCCTCAATAGCGTGACCACCGGTTCCATTTACCAAGCCGTTCTCAATCGCGAACGTCGGGGAGACTATCAAGGCTGCACGGTACAGGTAATCCCTCATATTACCACAGAAATCAAAGAACGCATCCACCGCGTGGCGAAAAATACCAATCCAGACGTGGTGATTACAGAAATTGGCGGTACAGTCGGCGATATCGAGTCGTTACCGTTTTTGGAAGCCATTCGCCAGTTTCGCAAAGATGTGGGACGCGGAAATGTCCTGTACATGCATGTAACCCTGGTTCCCTGGATCGCTTCTGCCGGGGAAATGAAGACCAAACCCACCCAGCATTCGGTAAAAGAATTGCGCTCTATCGGTATTCAACCGGATATTTTAATCTGTCGCTGCGATCGCCCGCTACAACCGGGGATTAAAGAGAAACTCTCGGAATTTTGCGACGTTCCCGTAGAATCAGTGATTCCAGCGCCGGATGCCAAAAGCATTTACGAAGCTCCCCTATTGCTGGAAAAAGAAGGTCTTGCCAATCAAGTGTTGTCGCTGCTGCATCTAGAACATCGTTCCCCAGAACTCAGCCAGTGGCAAATATTGGTGGATAGCCTATACCATCCCACCCACCGAGTGGAAATTGCCATTATCGGCAAGTACGTTCGTTTGAGCGATGCCTACTTGTCAGTGATGGAAGCTTTGCGCCATGCTGGTATTTCCATGAAATGCGACGTGAATATCCGTTGGGTGAACTCGGAAGATTTGGAAGCTTGCGAGGATCCAGCTACCTATTTAGAAGGAATTCAAGGCGCGATCGTACCCGGTGGATTTGGGACGCGCGGCATCGATGGTAAGATTAAAGCAGTCCAATACATCCGCGAACAGGGGATTCCCTTTTTAGGCTTGTGTTTGGGCATGCAATGTGCGGTCATTGAATGGGCGCGCAATCAGGCTGGGTTGTCTAACGCTCACAGTGCCGAGTTTAATGCCGAAACCGAGCATGCGGTGATTAACTTGCTGCCAGAACAGCAGGATGTGGTGGATCTGGGGGGAACCATGCGCCTGGGGTTGTATCCTTCGCGATTGCTACCCAATACGTTAGTATACGAACTATACCAGCAAAAAGAAGTGGTATACGAACGCCATCGCCATCGGTACGAGTTTAACAACGCTTACCGCAATTTGTTTGTGGAGTCTGGCTACCGCATCAGCGGCACTTCCCCCGATGGTCGTTTGGTAGAAGCCATCGAATTGCCTTCCCATCCTTTCTTTATTGCCACTCAATTCCACCCGGAATTCGAGTCGCGACCAAGCATGCCCCATCCATTATTCCAAGGTTTGATTCAATCAGCGATCGCGCGTGGCGGTCAATCTTCCTCCGCGACATCTGCAACCGAACCCAGTTTGGAGACCACCTCCGAATCCCTCCAGTCAACTTCACCACTACATTCAACCTTGGAAGTTTCCTAACTTCTGGGAATTGAGGAGGTGTCGTGACCAACTGGATCAAAATTAACTACGAACGAGACAAGCAAGTCTACGTGATCGATCTGGATCGCATTTGTGCCTTCTCTCTCTCTTGGAATGGCAGACTAACTATTTATTTAAATAATAGCGACACCCACCTCACTATTACCATGCAAAGCGATCCAGAAGCCTACGAACAAATCGTAAATTATATAAAGGAGAAAACTGGGTACACATTGCCCTAGATTGACTTTTGGTATGTCCCTTGTAGGGTGAGTTATTGCTCGCCCTCAATCGGTTTTATTTTCTTTTTGAAAATAGAAAATACCACATACATGAGAACCGACCATTTATTTTATCAGTTATTTCAGCAATTCCCCGAAAGCTTCTTTGAAATGATTGGTTCAGCCAACCAGGTAGAAAACTATCGCTTCGACGCCATCGAAGTCAAAGAAGCCGCCTTTCGCATGGATGGTGCCTTTCTCCCCAAAGACAACGCCATCGACTCTCCCATCTACTTTATCGAAGTTCAATTTAAAAAAGACCTAGAAATTTATGCGCGTCTGTTTTCGGAAATCTTTATCTTCCTCAGACGCCATCATCCCCAACAACGATGGCAAGCAGTCGTCATCTATCCCAGCCGCAGCCAAGACTTTACCCACAGGGAAGCACAACCCTATGCTCCCATGCTCAACTCTAACCTGGTACAGCGAATTTATCTCAACGAACTAGAAATTCCCAGCAATAGCTCTTTGGGCTTAGAAATTGTAAAATTGATGGTAGAGAAAGACACGCAAGTGCCACCAACAGTTTCGCGGTTGGTCAATCGCGTGCAAACGGAAGCCACCAATCAGTTAGAGAAGCAAAAAATTATCGAGTTCATAGAAACGGTGGTTTTGTACAAATTACCCAATTTAAGCAAGGAGGAACTAGCAGCCATGTTTGCTACCGACGATTTGAGAAAAACGCGCTTTGCTCAAGAAATGAAAGAGGAAGGGATAGCCGAAGGTAAAGCAGAAGGGATAGCCGAAGGCAAAGCAGAAGGGATAGCGCAAGGAAGTTTGGCGGCACAGAAAAAGATGATTTTGAAATTATTCAACCGCGACTTCCCAGTTGAAGAGATTGCGGAATTGGTGGATTTAAGCGTAGAACAAGTCCAGCAAATGATCGCACAGCAGTCCCAAAATAACGAATCGAGTTAAGTAAAGATGGAGTTGTTTAATCAATCAACCTGGGATAAATCTTCTTGGCGGCGGCAACCACTAGCAGAAACATCCAGAAAAGCAGCCAAAGCAAAGCCATCAGCCACCAACGAGGTACTCCCAAAGGCCAGCGTAGCAAATCGATTAATGCCGCTAACGGTAAAATGCTGGCAATGGTTTCGATGGTGGAAGGTAACGTTTCCCTGGGAAAATAGGTACCGCACAAAGTGAACATAGGAATGATAAATAAGAAAATGGGAACGTTAATTTGGTCCACCGTACGTACTGTTCCTGCTGTCAGCAAGCCAAAAGCGGCAAAAGTGAGTCCTCCCAAAATAATAATAGGAATTGATAGCAGCAAATGCCAAACTTGATAAAGTCCTAGTAGAATAGCAATAACTCCCGTTAGGGTACCGGCAATAACCCCTTTGGTAGCTGCCCAAAACCACTCTCCCAAAAAAACTTCGGAGAAACTCAAAGGGGCAGTCAGTAAGGCTTGCCAGTTCTTTTGATAGCTCAACCGGATATAACTGCCATAAGCAGCTTCAAAAAAAGATTGAAACAAAAGCGCAATTCCCATCATACCAGGGGCAATGAATTCCCGGTAGGAAATGGTTTCTCCGGTATAAGTAACTTCCCCTACCAGGGGAGTCAAACCATATCCAAAGGCAACTAAATATACCAGCGGTTCCGATAGAGGCGCTAGAAAATTCACCAGCCACGTTTTCTGGTAAACTTTGGCATGGCGACGCCATACGGAATAGATTCCCCACAAAGTAACGGTACTTAGGCGTTTCATAGGTTGGAAGTCCCAGCCATAGCAGATGTGGAAGCTGACACCTATTGTAAAGTTTTTGCTAGCGATCGCGCTATAGTTCGGTTCCCGTCAGTTTGAGGAAAACATCGTCTAAATTGGCATTGCGGCGGCGAATGGCAGTGGATTGTAGCTGGTGTAGCTTCTCCCACAACAGTTCGGGTTGAGTAGCTGGCAAAGCAATCAGGTAGCTGCTGCCAAAAGTACGCATCCAGACTTGGTGTTCTTTGGCGAGTTGCCGCAATGGTTCGCCGTCAATTCCCTCAATTTCCACCATTTCCGTTCCCACCGTACGTTTGATGAGTGCCGTTGGCGTTCCTTCGTCGATGACCTGCCCTTGCTGTAACAAAAGTAAGCGATCGCACAGCCTTTGCGCTTCTTCCATATAGTGTGTCGTCAGCAAAATACCGCAACCACCTTGTTTTAACTGGACAATCAACTGCCAAAAATCCTGACGCGCATCTGGGTCCAATCCCGTAGTCGGTTCGTCCAAAAACACCACCTGCGGGTGATTGAGCAACGCCCTCGCCAATACCAAACGCCGTTTCATCCCCCCAGACAGCTCGTCAATTTTGGCATCTTTGCGGTTTTGTAAGTTCACTTGTGCCAGCACTTCCCCTGCTCGTTTGGTCGCCTCCTTCCCCACAATCCGATAGTAACGAGCAAAATTCACCAAATTTTCCCAAACCGTAAAATCCGGGTCGAGATTATCATCCTGGGTAACAATCCCCATACAAGCACGAGCTTGTTTTCCTTGGGTTTGAATATGATAGGAACCAAATCGAGCAAAACCACGGCTGGGAACCACGCGACCGTACAGCATCCCCACAATCGTCGTTTTGCCAGCACCATTCGGTCCCAAAAGTCCCAACACTTCCCCAGGATAGAGGGTAAAATTCACCCCCTGCACCACTGCCATGGGACCGTAAAACTTCCACAAATCGTAGGCAGTAAGTTCTGCA
Proteins encoded in this window:
- a CDS encoding N-acetylmuramoyl-L-alanine amidase, whose translation is MCAIRSHFFANVVGSLVLAAVRIPAVLAGEASLKVVYPPPEHQTTAEQIFLIGTSSPDAPVYVNGEKIEVRSSNGHFAPSFPLQMGENTFTIRQQDQQIRLQVTRQSTVPPQPTGFVFGENSLTPAVDIARQPGERVCFSAIAPVDAKVTVQISDRVVELSPTPQLVQLPSNLAALTGKNQPQSHSVPGRYQGCTSFTQPGNWGHPEYILTQDGQTHKQTAAGQIEIWSENRFQIAEVTADSGTARTGPGTSYSRLSPLPQGTQATISGKEGNWWRLEYGAWIHAEQVRTFFHPTPVASIVRSLRSQTENHRTKIYFPLQAPVPVKVRQQSDRLILTLYHTTAQTDTIAFSNNSLVKRLDWQAETSERVQYTFHLTTDQQWGYQLRYEGTTLVLSLRHPPDVSPTQPLAGLKILLDPGHGSENDLGARGPTGYPEKDLTLKVAKLLRDELEKRGATVIMTREGDEDLYPSDRVEIIQQTQPHLAFSLHYNALPDNGNAIATQGIGTFWYHPQAQDLAVFLHDHLVSDLQRPSYGVFWNNLALTRPTIAPTVLLELGFTINPFEFEWITNPQAQENLAVSLAEGIETWVGQSLP
- a CDS encoding CTP synthase; translated protein: MTKFIFVTGGVVSSIGKGIVAAGLGRLLKSRDYSVSILKLDPYINVDPGTLSPFQHGEVFVTQDGAETDLDLGHYERFTDTHMSRLNSVTTGSIYQAVLNRERRGDYQGCTVQVIPHITTEIKERIHRVAKNTNPDVVITEIGGTVGDIESLPFLEAIRQFRKDVGRGNVLYMHVTLVPWIASAGEMKTKPTQHSVKELRSIGIQPDILICRCDRPLQPGIKEKLSEFCDVPVESVIPAPDAKSIYEAPLLLEKEGLANQVLSLLHLEHRSPELSQWQILVDSLYHPTHRVEIAIIGKYVRLSDAYLSVMEALRHAGISMKCDVNIRWVNSEDLEACEDPATYLEGIQGAIVPGGFGTRGIDGKIKAVQYIREQGIPFLGLCLGMQCAVIEWARNQAGLSNAHSAEFNAETEHAVINLLPEQQDVVDLGGTMRLGLYPSRLLPNTLVYELYQQKEVVYERHRHRYEFNNAYRNLFVESGYRISGTSPDGRLVEAIELPSHPFFIATQFHPEFESRPSMPHPLFQGLIQSAIARGGQSSSATSATEPSLETTSESLQSTSPLHSTLEVS
- a CDS encoding Rpn family recombination-promoting nuclease/putative transposase, with product MRTDHLFYQLFQQFPESFFEMIGSANQVENYRFDAIEVKEAAFRMDGAFLPKDNAIDSPIYFIEVQFKKDLEIYARLFSEIFIFLRRHHPQQRWQAVVIYPSRSQDFTHREAQPYAPMLNSNLVQRIYLNELEIPSNSSLGLEIVKLMVEKDTQVPPTVSRLVNRVQTEATNQLEKQKIIEFIETVVLYKLPNLSKEELAAMFATDDLRKTRFAQEMKEEGIAEGKAEGIAEGKAEGIAQGSLAAQKKMILKLFNRDFPVEEIAELVDLSVEQVQQMIAQQSQNNESS
- a CDS encoding ABC transporter permease; the protein is MKRLSTVTLWGIYSVWRRHAKVYQKTWLVNFLAPLSEPLVYLVAFGYGLTPLVGEVTYTGETISYREFIAPGMMGIALLFQSFFEAAYGSYIRLSYQKNWQALLTAPLSFSEVFLGEWFWAATKGVIAGTLTGVIAILLGLYQVWHLLLSIPIIILGGLTFAAFGLLTAGTVRTVDQINVPIFLFIIPMFTLCGTYFPRETLPSTIETIASILPLAALIDLLRWPLGVPRWWLMALLWLLFWMFLLVVAAAKKIYPRLID
- a CDS encoding ABC transporter ATP-binding protein, which encodes MANLSVDENRQVSKNQGAELTAYDLWKFYGPMAVVQGVNFTLYPGEVLGLLGPNGAGKTTIVGMLYGRVVPSRGFARFGSYHIQTQGKQARACMGIVTQDDNLDPDFTVWENLVNFARYYRIVGKEATKRAGEVLAQVNLQNRKDAKIDELSGGMKRRLVLARALLNHPQVVFLDEPTTGLDPDARQDFWQLIVQLKQGGCGILLTTHYMEEAQRLCDRLLLLQQGQVIDEGTPTALIKRTVGTEMVEIEGIDGEPLRQLAKEHQVWMRTFGSSYLIALPATQPELLWEKLHQLQSTAIRRRNANLDDVFLKLTGTEL